Proteins encoded within one genomic window of Gasterosteus aculeatus chromosome 18, fGasAcu3.hap1.1, whole genome shotgun sequence:
- the cdc42bpb gene encoding serine/threonine-protein kinase MRCK beta isoform X5, with product MSAQARLKRLEELLLEQKAAGCLSVEALLDLLLCFYTEVSHSPLKREKHVTDFLEWVKPFTTTVKDMRLHRDDFEMLKVIGRGAFGEVAVVKMKHTERVYAMKILNKWEMLKRAETACFREERDVLVKGDSQWITTLHYAFQDDNYLYLVMDYYVGGDLLTLLSKFEDRLPEDMSKFYVAEMVLAVHSIHQQRYIHRDIKPDNVLLDVNGHIRLADFGSCLRMMEDGTVQSSVAVGTPDYISPEILQAMEDGMGRYGPECDWWSLGVCVYEMLYGETPFYAESLVETYGKIMNHEERFQFPSHGTDVSEDAKDLIQRLLCSRERRLGLNGISDFKSHAFFSGIDWENIRSAEAPYIPDVSSPTDTSNFDVDDDVLKNPEISPPMSHSGFTGQHLPFVGFTYTTDSCFADRSSVRQTGLGQEEAGAGGGGQEVEAFERRIRRLEQEKQELNRKLQESTQALQAPPRGGTLTRDKEIKKLNEEIERLKKKLADSDRLEHQLEEAVTLRQDYESSASKLKSLERQVKTLRQEKEEVHKQLADSLERLRSHGKELKEAHAQRKVALQEFSDLSERMVDLRSSKQRLSRQLRDKEEEMDTLLQKMDAMRQEIRKTEKNRKELEGQLDDAKAEAQKEKKLREHIEVHSKQLETELQNLKAQQGRGAVAGGADFQQELSRMKADLDTKSLFYEEELLRRDSSHSSEIKKLRKDLQESEGAQLTANKELLQLREKLDKAKRDRQAEMDEAVSVVKEKSEREKNLLTEENRKLTAETDKLCSFVDQLTAQNRQLEDDLQDLSSKKESVAHWEAQIAEIIQWVSDEKDARGYLQALATKMTEELETLRSSSLGPRTLDPLWKVRRSQKLDMSARLELQSALDAEIRAKQMVQEELRKVKAANINMESKLKESEERSREMGEQVESLKKEMEDSRSRSDKGLKLPDFQDSIFEYFNTSPLAPDLTFRTTDIDSTPLKSEATPPSPSTTSEQEEVKAASVPASPSPTYQSSALTTPKPKAHQLSIKTFSSPTQCTHCTSLMVGLLRQGYACEVCSFICHVSCKDHAPLVCPIPAEHTKRPQGIDVQRGIGTAYKGYVRIPKPSGVKKGWQRAFALVSDCKLFLYDVPEGKSTQPGVGASLVLDLRDEEFSVSSVLASDVIHATRKDIPCIFRVSSSQLISQLSAVSLLVLAESEVEKRKWVRILEGLQGILTKNLLKNQQVHILHEAYDASLPLIKTALSAAVLDRERIALGTEDGLFVVEVTRDVIVRAADSKKIHQIDLIPKEKIVALLCGRNRHVHLHHWGALEGAESAFDLKLTDTKGCQALTTGVLRPGGPSCLLAAVKRQVLCYEISRVKPYHKKLWEVQAPGGVQWLGMVRDRLCVGYPSGFALLALQGESSPISLVNPADPSLAFLAQQSLDALHALQVGPTELLLCFSQLGVYVDGQGRRSRTQELMWPATPLACSSNSTHLTVYSENGLDVFDIHTTEWVQTISLRKIRPLNIEGTLNLLSSEPPRLIYFSNTSSERDLTIPETSDQSRKLMVRTRSKRKFLFKVPEEERLQQRREMLRDPELRSKMISNPTNFNHVAHMGPGDGMQVLMDLPLSVMPSSQDDPVKDKPRPLSSISRQQRSKTHITRTASDFGGGASSRSVSELDPDLDREPDSDSTKHSTPSNSSNPSSPPSPNSPHRSQLTLDGLEMDP from the exons ATGTCGGCTCAGGCCCGTCTGAagcggctggaggagctgctgctggagcagaagGCTGCGGGCTGTTTGAGTGTGGAGGCGCTGCTCgacctgctgctctgcttctaCACGGAGGTCTCACACTCTCCGCTGAAGAGGGAGAAGCACGTCACCGACTTCCTGGAGTGGG TGAAGCCGTTCACCACCACAGTGAAGGACATGCGGCTGCACAGAGACGACTTCGAGATGCTGAAGGTGATTGGACGCGGAGCTTTTGGAGAG GTCGCCGTGGTGAAGATGAAGCACACAGAGAGAGTTTACGCCATGAAGATCCTCAATAAGTGGGAGATGCTGAAGAGAgctgag ACGGCGTGTTTCAGAGAAGAACGTGACGTGCTGGTGAAAGGAGACAGCCAGTGGATCACTACCCTGCACTACGCCTTCCAGGACGACAACTACCTG TACCTGGTGATGGATTACTACGTGGGGGGGGACCTGCTGACACTGCTCAGTAAATTTGAGGATCGTCTTCCAGAGGACATGTCCAAGTTCTACGTTGCTGAGATGGTGCTCGCCGTCCACTCCATCCACCAGCAGCGCTACATCCACAG AGACATTAAACCGGACAATGTCCTGCTGGATGTCAACGGTCACATTCGCCTGGCTGACTTCGGGTCTTGTCTCCGTATGATGGAGGACGGCACG GTGCAGTCCTCCGTAGCCGTGGGTACTCCGGACTACATCTCCCCAGAGATTCTGCAGGCCATGGAGGACGGGATGGGGCGCTACGGTCCAGAGTGTGACTGGTGGTCTCTGGGAGTCTGCGTGTACGAGATGCTCTACGGAGAGACGCCCTTCTACGCTGAGTCTCTGGTTGAGACCTACGGCAAGATCATGAACCATGAG GAGCGTTTCCAGTTCCCCTCCCATGGGACCGACGTGTCCGAGGACGCCAAGGACCTGATCCAGCGTCTGCTCTGCTCTCGGGAACGCCGACTCGGCCTCAACGGGATCTCTGACTTCAAGAGCCACGCCTTCTTCAGTGGCATCGACTGGGAGAACATCCGATCCGCTGAGGCCCCGTACATCCCTGACGTGTCCTCGCCCACCGACACCTCCAACTTCGACGTGGACGACGACGTCCTCAAGAATCCG GAGATCAGCCCTCCGATGTCTCACAGCGGTTTCACTGGTCAGCACCTCCCATTTGTCGGCTTTACTTACACCACTGACAGCTGCTTCGCAGACCGCAGCTCCGTCAGGCAGACCGGCCTTGgccaggaggaggcgggggcgggaggaggagggcaggaggtggaggcctTCGAGAGGAGGATTCGCCGACTGGAGCAAGAGAAGCAGGAGCTGAACCGCAAACTCCAGG aGTCAACTCAGGCCCTGCAGGCTCCACCCCGAGGGGGAACTCTTACCCGAGACAAGGAGATCAAGAAGCTAAACGAGGAGATTGAACGTCTTAAGAAGAAGCTGGCAG ACTCTGATCGGCTGGAGCACCAGCTAGAGGAGGCTGTCACACTCCGACAGGACTACGAGAGCTCTGCTTCCAAACTGAAGAGCCTGGAGAGGCAGGTGAAGACTCTGAgacaggagaaagaagaagttCACAAG CAGCTGGCCGACTCCCTGGAGCGTCTGAGGAGTCACGGCAAGGAGCTCAAAGAGGCTCACGCACAGAGGAAAGTGGCCCTGCAAGAGTTCTCCGATCTGTCGGAGAGGATGGTCGACCTGCGCTCCTCCAAACAGCGTCTGTCCCGTCAGCTccgagacaaagaggaggagatggacacGCTCCTGCAGAAGATGGACGCCATGAGACAGGAGATCCGTAAGACTGAGAAGAACCGCAAGGAG CTGGAGGGTCAGCTGGACGATGCCAAAGCAGAAgcgcagaaggagaagaagttaAGGGAGCACATTGAGGTTCACTCCAAACAGCTGGAGACGGAGCTGCAGAAcctgaag GCCCAGCAGGGTCGGGGAGCAGTCGCCGGCGGGGCGGACTTCCAGCAGGAGCTGTCCCGTATGAAAGCCGATCTGGATACAAAGAGTCTGTTCtacgaggaggagctgctgaggaGAGACTCGTCCCACTCCTCCGAGATCAAGAAGCTCCGCAAAGACCTGCAAGAGTCGGAGGGGGCGCAGCTCACCGCCAacaaggagctgctgcagctacgAGAGAAACTGGACAAGGCCAAGAGGGACCG ACAAGCCGAGATGGATGAAGCTGTTTCAGTTGTAAAAGAGAAATCTGAACGGGAGAAAAACCTTTTGACCGAAGAAAACCGAAAACTTACGGCTGAAACAGACAAG CTCTGCTCCTTCGTGGATCAGCTGACTGCTCAGAACCGTCAGCTAGAGGACGACCTGCAGGACCTGTCCTCTAAGAAGGAGAGCGTAGCTCACTGGGAGGCGCAGATCGCAGAGATCATCCAGTG GGTGAGCGATGAGAAGGACGCTCGAGGATACCTTCAGGCTCTGGCCACCAAGATGACAGAAGAGCTGGAAACACTCCGCAGCTCCAGTCTAGGACCCAGAACTCTG gaccccCTGTGGAAGGTGCGGCGCAGTCAGAAGTTGGACATGTCTGCTCGTCTGGAGCTGCAGTCGGCTCTGGATGCTGAGATCAGAGCCAAGCAGATGGTTCAGGAGGAGCTGCGCAAAGTCAAGGCTGCCAACATTAACatggaaag TAAGCTAAAGGAGTCTGAGGAGAGGAGTCGGGAGATGGGGGAGCAGGTGGAGAGTCtgaagaaggagatggaggacagCCGCTCCCGCTCGGACAAAG gtctGAAGCTTCCAGACTTTCAAGACtccatttttgaatatttcaacaCGTCTCCTCTGGCTCCTGATCTCACCTTCAGA ACCACGGACATTGACTCCACCCCCCTAAAATCGGAGGCCACGCCCCCGTCACCCTCCACCACCTCAGAGCAGGAG GAAGTAAAAGCTGCGTCCGTCCCAGCGAGCCCCTCCCCCACTTACCAGAGCTCAGCACTGACCACGCCAAAG CCCAAAGCTCACCAGCTGAGCATCAAGACCTTCTCCAGCCCCACTCAGTGCACACACTGCACCTCCCTGATGGTCGGACTCCTCCGACAAGGATACGCCTgtgaag TCTGCTCCTTCATCTGTCACGTTTCCTGTAAAGACCACGCCCCCTTGGTCTGTCCAATCCCAGCCGAGCACACCAAGAGGCCACAGGGCATAGACGTCCAGAGAGGCATTGGCACCGCCTACAAGGGCTACGTCAGA ATCCCCAAACCCAGCGGTGTGAAGAAGGGATGGCAGCGCGCCTTCGCCTTGGTCTCTGACTGTAAGCTGTTCCTCTACGACGTCCCGGAGGGGAAGTCGACACAGCCGGGGGTTGGTGCTAGTCTGGTTCTGGATCTCAG AGACGAGGAGTTTTCCGTCAGCTCAGTCTTGGCGTCGGATGTGATCCACGCCACCAGAAAGGATATCCCCTGCATCTTTAGG GTGTCGTCGTCACAACTGATCTCACAGCTCTCGGCAGTGTCTCTGCTGGTGCTGGCGGAGAGCGAGGTGGAGAAAAGGAAGTGGGTCCGGATCCTGGAGGGTCTGCAGGGCATCCTGACCAAGAACCTCCTGAAAAACCAACAGGTCCACATCCTGCACGAGGCCTACGACGCATCGCTGCCCCTCATCAAGACTGCGCTGTCTGCTGCTGTCCTTG ACCGGGAGAGGATCGCTTTGGGAACCGAAGACGGGCtgtttgtggtggaggtcaCCAGAGAtg TGATCGTACGGGCAGCGGACAGCAAGAAGATTCATCAGATCGATTTGATCCCGAAGGAGAAGATCGTTGCTCTTCTCTGCGGTCGGAATCGCCACGTTCACCTCCACCACTGGGGGGCGCTGGAGGGAGCAGAGTCCGCCTTCGACCTCAAGCTGACTGACACCAAAGGCTGCCAGGCTCTGACAACGGGGGTGCTGCGACCCGGAGGCCCATCCTGCCTGCTGGCTGCTGTCAAACGTCAG GTTCTGTGCTACGAGATCTCCCGGGTGAAACCCTACCACAAGAAGCTGTGGGAGGTGCAGGCCCCCGGCGGGGTGCAGTGGTTGGGCATGGTCAGGGACCGGCTGTGCGTGGGTTATCCTTCGGGCTTCGCTCTGCTGGCCCTGCAGGGGGAGTCGTCCCCCATCAGCCTGGTGAACCCGGCCGACCCGTCGCTCGCCTTTTTGGCTCAGCAGTCGCTGGACGCCCTCCACGCCCTGCAGGTGGGCCCCACCGAACTGCTGCTGTGCTTCAGCCAGCTCGGAGTCTACGTGGACGGGCAAGGCCGCCGCTCCAGGACCCAGGAGCTGATGTGGCCCGCCACGCCGCTGGCATGCA gCTCCAACTCCACCCACTTGACCGTCTACAGTGAGAATGGACTGGACGTTTTCGACATTCACACCACCGAGTGGGTCCAGACCATCTCCCTCCGCAAG ATCAGACCTCTGAATATTGAAGGGACTTTGAACCTGCTGAGCTCAGAACCTCCTCGACTCATCTACTTCAGCAACACCTCCTCAG AGCGAGACCTCACCATCCCGGAGACGTCGGACCAGAGCAGGAAGTTGATGGTTCGAACGCGCAGCAAGAGGAAGTTCCTGTTTAAGGTTCCAGAGGAGGAGCGTCTTCAGCAAAGGAG GGAGATGCTGAGGGATCCGGAGCTCAGATCAAAGATGATCTCCAATCCCACTAACTTTAACCACGTGGCCCACATGGGACCAGGAGACGGCATGCAGGTCCTCATGGACCTCCCTCTG agtgtgaTGCCTTCCTCTCAAGATGACCCAGTTAAagataagccccgcccactttcCAGCATCTCCCGACAACAGAGGAGTAAGACTCACATCACACGCACAgcttcag ATTTTGGGGGAGGAGCTTCATCGCGCAGCGTCTCTGAACTGGACCCGGACCTGGACCGAGAG CCGGACTCTGACTCCACCAAACACTCGACCCCATCCAACAGCTCTAatcccagcagcccccccagTCCCAACTCCCCCCACCGCAGCCAGCTCACCCTGGATGGCCTTGAGATGGATCCGTGA
- the cdc42bpb gene encoding serine/threonine-protein kinase MRCK beta isoform X3, with the protein MSAQARLKRLEELLLEQKAAGCLSVEALLDLLLCFYTEVSHSPLKREKHVTDFLEWVKPFTTTVKDMRLHRDDFEMLKVIGRGAFGEVAVVKMKHTERVYAMKILNKWEMLKRAETACFREERDVLVKGDSQWITTLHYAFQDDNYLYLVMDYYVGGDLLTLLSKFEDRLPEDMSKFYVAEMVLAVHSIHQQRYIHRDIKPDNVLLDVNGHIRLADFGSCLRMMEDGTVQSSVAVGTPDYISPEILQAMEDGMGRYGPECDWWSLGVCVYEMLYGETPFYAESLVETYGKIMNHEERFQFPSHGTDVSEDAKDLIQRLLCSRERRLGLNGISDFKSHAFFSGIDWENIRSAEAPYIPDVSSPTDTSNFDVDDDVLKNPEISPPMSHSGFTGQHLPFVGFTYTTDSCFADRSSVRQTGLGQEEAGAGGGGQEVEAFERRIRRLEQEKQELNRKLQESTQALQAPPRGGTLTRDKEIKKLNEEIERLKKKLADSDRLEHQLEEAVTLRQDYESSASKLKSLERQVKTLRQEKEEVHKQLADSLERLRSHGKELKEAHAQRKVALQEFSDLSERMVDLRSSKQRLSRQLRDKEEEMDTLLQKMDAMRQEIRKTEKNRKELEGQLDDAKAEAQKEKKLREHIEVHSKQLETELQNLKAQQGRGAVAGGADFQQELSRMKADLDTKSLFYEEELLRRDSSHSSEIKKLRKDLQESEGAQLTANKELLQLREKLDKAKRDRQAEMDEAVSVVKEKSEREKNLLTEENRKLTAETDKLCSFVDQLTAQNRQLEDDLQDLSSKKESVAHWEAQIAEIIQWVSDEKDARGYLQALATKMTEELETLRSSSLGPRTLDPLWKVRRSQKLDMSARLELQSALDAEIRAKQMVQEELRKVKAANINMESKLKESEERSREMGEQVESLKKEMEDSRSRSDKGLKLPDFQDSIFEYFNTSPLAPDLTFREVKAASVPASPSPTYQSSALTTPKPKAHQLSIKTFSSPTQCTHCTSLMVGLLRQGYACEVCSFICHVSCKDHAPLVCPIPAEHTKRPQGIDVQRGIGTAYKGYVRIPKPSGVKKGWQRAFALVSDCKLFLYDVPEGKSTQPGVGASLVLDLRDEEFSVSSVLASDVIHATRKDIPCIFRVSSSQLISQLSAVSLLVLAESEVEKRKWVRILEGLQGILTKNLLKNQQVHILHEAYDASLPLIKTALSAAVLDRERIALGTEDGLFVVEVTRDVIVRAADSKKIHQIDLIPKEKIVALLCGRNRHVHLHHWGALEGAESAFDLKLTDTKGCQALTTGVLRPGGPSCLLAAVKRQVLCYEISRVKPYHKKLWEVQAPGGVQWLGMVRDRLCVGYPSGFALLALQGESSPISLVNPADPSLAFLAQQSLDALHALQVGPTELLLCFSQLGVYVDGQGRRSRTQELMWPATPLACSSNSTHLTVYSENGLDVFDIHTTEWVQTISLRKIRPLNIEGTLNLLSSEPPRLIYFSNTSSERDLTIPETSDQSRKLMVRTRSKRKFLFKVPEEERLQQRREMLRDPELRSKMISNPTNFNHVAHMGPGDGMQVLMDLPLVGDVISFSPSTSPSPSSYRHSLISPPSNFEHVYHMTSVSAGAFLQKDASSCSSSQQSLLQPSSSSSSSPSTSSLGMSVMPSSQDDPVKDKPRPLSSISRQQRSKTHITRTASDFGGGASSRSVSELDPDLDREPDSDSTKHSTPSNSSNPSSPPSPNSPHRSQLTLDGLEMDP; encoded by the exons ATGTCGGCTCAGGCCCGTCTGAagcggctggaggagctgctgctggagcagaagGCTGCGGGCTGTTTGAGTGTGGAGGCGCTGCTCgacctgctgctctgcttctaCACGGAGGTCTCACACTCTCCGCTGAAGAGGGAGAAGCACGTCACCGACTTCCTGGAGTGGG TGAAGCCGTTCACCACCACAGTGAAGGACATGCGGCTGCACAGAGACGACTTCGAGATGCTGAAGGTGATTGGACGCGGAGCTTTTGGAGAG GTCGCCGTGGTGAAGATGAAGCACACAGAGAGAGTTTACGCCATGAAGATCCTCAATAAGTGGGAGATGCTGAAGAGAgctgag ACGGCGTGTTTCAGAGAAGAACGTGACGTGCTGGTGAAAGGAGACAGCCAGTGGATCACTACCCTGCACTACGCCTTCCAGGACGACAACTACCTG TACCTGGTGATGGATTACTACGTGGGGGGGGACCTGCTGACACTGCTCAGTAAATTTGAGGATCGTCTTCCAGAGGACATGTCCAAGTTCTACGTTGCTGAGATGGTGCTCGCCGTCCACTCCATCCACCAGCAGCGCTACATCCACAG AGACATTAAACCGGACAATGTCCTGCTGGATGTCAACGGTCACATTCGCCTGGCTGACTTCGGGTCTTGTCTCCGTATGATGGAGGACGGCACG GTGCAGTCCTCCGTAGCCGTGGGTACTCCGGACTACATCTCCCCAGAGATTCTGCAGGCCATGGAGGACGGGATGGGGCGCTACGGTCCAGAGTGTGACTGGTGGTCTCTGGGAGTCTGCGTGTACGAGATGCTCTACGGAGAGACGCCCTTCTACGCTGAGTCTCTGGTTGAGACCTACGGCAAGATCATGAACCATGAG GAGCGTTTCCAGTTCCCCTCCCATGGGACCGACGTGTCCGAGGACGCCAAGGACCTGATCCAGCGTCTGCTCTGCTCTCGGGAACGCCGACTCGGCCTCAACGGGATCTCTGACTTCAAGAGCCACGCCTTCTTCAGTGGCATCGACTGGGAGAACATCCGATCCGCTGAGGCCCCGTACATCCCTGACGTGTCCTCGCCCACCGACACCTCCAACTTCGACGTGGACGACGACGTCCTCAAGAATCCG GAGATCAGCCCTCCGATGTCTCACAGCGGTTTCACTGGTCAGCACCTCCCATTTGTCGGCTTTACTTACACCACTGACAGCTGCTTCGCAGACCGCAGCTCCGTCAGGCAGACCGGCCTTGgccaggaggaggcgggggcgggaggaggagggcaggaggtggaggcctTCGAGAGGAGGATTCGCCGACTGGAGCAAGAGAAGCAGGAGCTGAACCGCAAACTCCAGG aGTCAACTCAGGCCCTGCAGGCTCCACCCCGAGGGGGAACTCTTACCCGAGACAAGGAGATCAAGAAGCTAAACGAGGAGATTGAACGTCTTAAGAAGAAGCTGGCAG ACTCTGATCGGCTGGAGCACCAGCTAGAGGAGGCTGTCACACTCCGACAGGACTACGAGAGCTCTGCTTCCAAACTGAAGAGCCTGGAGAGGCAGGTGAAGACTCTGAgacaggagaaagaagaagttCACAAG CAGCTGGCCGACTCCCTGGAGCGTCTGAGGAGTCACGGCAAGGAGCTCAAAGAGGCTCACGCACAGAGGAAAGTGGCCCTGCAAGAGTTCTCCGATCTGTCGGAGAGGATGGTCGACCTGCGCTCCTCCAAACAGCGTCTGTCCCGTCAGCTccgagacaaagaggaggagatggacacGCTCCTGCAGAAGATGGACGCCATGAGACAGGAGATCCGTAAGACTGAGAAGAACCGCAAGGAG CTGGAGGGTCAGCTGGACGATGCCAAAGCAGAAgcgcagaaggagaagaagttaAGGGAGCACATTGAGGTTCACTCCAAACAGCTGGAGACGGAGCTGCAGAAcctgaag GCCCAGCAGGGTCGGGGAGCAGTCGCCGGCGGGGCGGACTTCCAGCAGGAGCTGTCCCGTATGAAAGCCGATCTGGATACAAAGAGTCTGTTCtacgaggaggagctgctgaggaGAGACTCGTCCCACTCCTCCGAGATCAAGAAGCTCCGCAAAGACCTGCAAGAGTCGGAGGGGGCGCAGCTCACCGCCAacaaggagctgctgcagctacgAGAGAAACTGGACAAGGCCAAGAGGGACCG ACAAGCCGAGATGGATGAAGCTGTTTCAGTTGTAAAAGAGAAATCTGAACGGGAGAAAAACCTTTTGACCGAAGAAAACCGAAAACTTACGGCTGAAACAGACAAG CTCTGCTCCTTCGTGGATCAGCTGACTGCTCAGAACCGTCAGCTAGAGGACGACCTGCAGGACCTGTCCTCTAAGAAGGAGAGCGTAGCTCACTGGGAGGCGCAGATCGCAGAGATCATCCAGTG GGTGAGCGATGAGAAGGACGCTCGAGGATACCTTCAGGCTCTGGCCACCAAGATGACAGAAGAGCTGGAAACACTCCGCAGCTCCAGTCTAGGACCCAGAACTCTG gaccccCTGTGGAAGGTGCGGCGCAGTCAGAAGTTGGACATGTCTGCTCGTCTGGAGCTGCAGTCGGCTCTGGATGCTGAGATCAGAGCCAAGCAGATGGTTCAGGAGGAGCTGCGCAAAGTCAAGGCTGCCAACATTAACatggaaag TAAGCTAAAGGAGTCTGAGGAGAGGAGTCGGGAGATGGGGGAGCAGGTGGAGAGTCtgaagaaggagatggaggacagCCGCTCCCGCTCGGACAAAG gtctGAAGCTTCCAGACTTTCAAGACtccatttttgaatatttcaacaCGTCTCCTCTGGCTCCTGATCTCACCTTCAGA GAAGTAAAAGCTGCGTCCGTCCCAGCGAGCCCCTCCCCCACTTACCAGAGCTCAGCACTGACCACGCCAAAG CCCAAAGCTCACCAGCTGAGCATCAAGACCTTCTCCAGCCCCACTCAGTGCACACACTGCACCTCCCTGATGGTCGGACTCCTCCGACAAGGATACGCCTgtgaag TCTGCTCCTTCATCTGTCACGTTTCCTGTAAAGACCACGCCCCCTTGGTCTGTCCAATCCCAGCCGAGCACACCAAGAGGCCACAGGGCATAGACGTCCAGAGAGGCATTGGCACCGCCTACAAGGGCTACGTCAGA ATCCCCAAACCCAGCGGTGTGAAGAAGGGATGGCAGCGCGCCTTCGCCTTGGTCTCTGACTGTAAGCTGTTCCTCTACGACGTCCCGGAGGGGAAGTCGACACAGCCGGGGGTTGGTGCTAGTCTGGTTCTGGATCTCAG AGACGAGGAGTTTTCCGTCAGCTCAGTCTTGGCGTCGGATGTGATCCACGCCACCAGAAAGGATATCCCCTGCATCTTTAGG GTGTCGTCGTCACAACTGATCTCACAGCTCTCGGCAGTGTCTCTGCTGGTGCTGGCGGAGAGCGAGGTGGAGAAAAGGAAGTGGGTCCGGATCCTGGAGGGTCTGCAGGGCATCCTGACCAAGAACCTCCTGAAAAACCAACAGGTCCACATCCTGCACGAGGCCTACGACGCATCGCTGCCCCTCATCAAGACTGCGCTGTCTGCTGCTGTCCTTG ACCGGGAGAGGATCGCTTTGGGAACCGAAGACGGGCtgtttgtggtggaggtcaCCAGAGAtg TGATCGTACGGGCAGCGGACAGCAAGAAGATTCATCAGATCGATTTGATCCCGAAGGAGAAGATCGTTGCTCTTCTCTGCGGTCGGAATCGCCACGTTCACCTCCACCACTGGGGGGCGCTGGAGGGAGCAGAGTCCGCCTTCGACCTCAAGCTGACTGACACCAAAGGCTGCCAGGCTCTGACAACGGGGGTGCTGCGACCCGGAGGCCCATCCTGCCTGCTGGCTGCTGTCAAACGTCAG GTTCTGTGCTACGAGATCTCCCGGGTGAAACCCTACCACAAGAAGCTGTGGGAGGTGCAGGCCCCCGGCGGGGTGCAGTGGTTGGGCATGGTCAGGGACCGGCTGTGCGTGGGTTATCCTTCGGGCTTCGCTCTGCTGGCCCTGCAGGGGGAGTCGTCCCCCATCAGCCTGGTGAACCCGGCCGACCCGTCGCTCGCCTTTTTGGCTCAGCAGTCGCTGGACGCCCTCCACGCCCTGCAGGTGGGCCCCACCGAACTGCTGCTGTGCTTCAGCCAGCTCGGAGTCTACGTGGACGGGCAAGGCCGCCGCTCCAGGACCCAGGAGCTGATGTGGCCCGCCACGCCGCTGGCATGCA gCTCCAACTCCACCCACTTGACCGTCTACAGTGAGAATGGACTGGACGTTTTCGACATTCACACCACCGAGTGGGTCCAGACCATCTCCCTCCGCAAG ATCAGACCTCTGAATATTGAAGGGACTTTGAACCTGCTGAGCTCAGAACCTCCTCGACTCATCTACTTCAGCAACACCTCCTCAG AGCGAGACCTCACCATCCCGGAGACGTCGGACCAGAGCAGGAAGTTGATGGTTCGAACGCGCAGCAAGAGGAAGTTCCTGTTTAAGGTTCCAGAGGAGGAGCGTCTTCAGCAAAGGAG GGAGATGCTGAGGGATCCGGAGCTCAGATCAAAGATGATCTCCAATCCCACTAACTTTAACCACGTGGCCCACATGGGACCAGGAGACGGCATGCAGGTCCTCATGGACCTCCCTCTG GTCGGTGATGtcatctccttctccccctctacctctccatctccctcttccTACCGTCACTCCctcatctctcccccctccaacTTTGAGCATGTCTATCACATGACGTCGGTGTCGGCCGGTGCCTTCTTGCAGAAAGAcgcctcctcttgctcctcctcccagcagagcctcctgcagccttcctcctcctcttcctcctccccctcaaccTCCTCTCTGGGAATG agtgtgaTGCCTTCCTCTCAAGATGACCCAGTTAAagataagccccgcccactttcCAGCATCTCCCGACAACAGAGGAGTAAGACTCACATCACACGCACAgcttcag ATTTTGGGGGAGGAGCTTCATCGCGCAGCGTCTCTGAACTGGACCCGGACCTGGACCGAGAG CCGGACTCTGACTCCACCAAACACTCGACCCCATCCAACAGCTCTAatcccagcagcccccccagTCCCAACTCCCCCCACCGCAGCCAGCTCACCCTGGATGGCCTTGAGATGGATCCGTGA